In a genomic window of Rhododendron vialii isolate Sample 1 chromosome 12a, ASM3025357v1:
- the LOC131310381 gene encoding uncharacterized protein LOC131310381 isoform X1, whose product MPSVMKDLYPNGMVVRLRSKNNKYLFAGEDKISVTLVESDSSENVRWTVEFSYESDDIFRLKSCYGRYLTPSNQPFLLGLTGRKVLQMASRLDSSVEWELVEEGKDWVKLITRDGSFLRANGGLPPWKDTVTHDVPWAFQDLVLWDVQPVEIGDICVIL is encoded by the exons ATGCCAAGCGTAATGAAGGATCTGTACCCCAACGGAATGGTCGTGCGCCTCCGCAGCAAAAACAACAAGTACCTCTTCGCCGGAGAAGACAAAATATCCGTAACCCTAGTCGAGAGCGACTCTTCCGAAAACGTCCGGTGGACCGTCGAATTCTCTTACGAATCAGATGACATATTCCGTCTCAAGAGCTGCTACGGCAGGTACCTCACCCCCTCCAACCAGCCCTTCCTCCTCGGCTTGACCGGACGCAAAGTCCTCCAGATGGCCAGCCGCCTCGACTCGTCGGTGGAGTGGGAGTTGGTAGAGGAAGG TAAGGATTGGGTGAAGCTCATAACGCGGGACGGGAGCTTTTTGCGGGCCAATGGCGGCCTTCCACCATGGAAGGATACAGTCACCCATGATGTTCCTTGGGCATTCCAGGATTTGGTCCTTTGGGATGTTCAACCGGTTGAGATTGGTGATATTTGCGTGATATTATAG
- the LOC131310381 gene encoding uncharacterized protein LOC131310381 isoform X2, with the protein MPSVMKDLYPNGMVVRLRSKNNKYLFAGEDKISVTLVESDSSENVRWTVEFSYESDDIFRLKSCYGSKDWVKLITRDGSFLRANGGLPPWKDTVTHDVPWAFQDLVLWDVQPVEIGDICVIL; encoded by the exons ATGCCAAGCGTAATGAAGGATCTGTACCCCAACGGAATGGTCGTGCGCCTCCGCAGCAAAAACAACAAGTACCTCTTCGCCGGAGAAGACAAAATATCCGTAACCCTAGTCGAGAGCGACTCTTCCGAAAACGTCCGGTGGACCGTCGAATTCTCTTACGAATCAGATGACATATTCCGTCTCAAGAGCTGCTACGGCAG TAAGGATTGGGTGAAGCTCATAACGCGGGACGGGAGCTTTTTGCGGGCCAATGGCGGCCTTCCACCATGGAAGGATACAGTCACCCATGATGTTCCTTGGGCATTCCAGGATTTGGTCCTTTGGGATGTTCAACCGGTTGAGATTGGTGATATTTGCGTGATATTATAG